The Eublepharis macularius isolate TG4126 chromosome 11, MPM_Emac_v1.0, whole genome shotgun sequence genome includes a region encoding these proteins:
- the TRIL gene encoding TLR4 interactor with leucine rich repeats — MERMVRLMQLLLLGCSLALLPPAAEPLCPEPCDCQQQQHLLCTNRGLRAVPKALEPQDILTYSLGGNFIANISAFDFHRLVALQRLDLQYNRIRWLHPKAFERLARLEELYLGNNLLAALAPGTLRPLAKLRILYVNANEIAYLSAASFAGLGSLVKLRLDGNALGSLGDATFAGLSNLLYLHLEANRIRWLSRNAFAGLGKLRFLDLSGNQQNLLRHPDTFQPMRLLNTLLLSGNNIQQLAKGLFQHLPSLAKLSLSGNRLAWLAPEAFAGLGALKELHLEGNLLSQLASTLLQPLGNLEVLDLSHNLLVSLHPDTFAHLHKLRELSLQENALSTLSGDLFASSPALYQLELDGNSWSCDCRLQGLKRWLGSWHSRGRLLTVFVQCRKPLALAGKYLDYLEDSQLLPPPNGSCSEATASPSPSPQGNISYSPGRVQERLSSLPSASTMQLVGSQKMLVPVPERGSWVTDASPTTSTAHLLLSTRPPPLPGGAWPRRAGKHHLVSSVSAVPPLVTDPCDFNKLFLYNLSVDSVSTSVVTVRWGVRPHRSPRLLGPVRFRILFDRFGAAVKFQRFVYLPKWSEPTATLQELRPDTPYLVCVEGVIGGRVCPVAPRDHCAGLVTLPEEDAAAAAAVAGGARGPDQQLLTLVLLAVNALLLFLALAAWASRLVRKKVLGCRRRKAASPVHVRQMYSTRRPLRSMGTGVSADFSGFQSHRPPRSTVCALSEADLIEFPCERFLDSAGSGGNSSARRGEDHLLQRFAD, encoded by the coding sequence ATGGAGCGCATGGTCCGCCTgatgcagctgctgctcctgggcTGCTCCCTGGCTCTGCTCCCGCCGGCGGCGGAGCCCCTCTGCCCGGAGCCATGCGactgccagcagcagcagcacctcctCTGCACCAACCGCGGGCTGCGGGCCGTGCCCAAGGCGCTGGAGCCTCAGGACATCCTCACCTACAGCCTGGGCGGGAACTTCATCGCCAACATCTCCGCCTTCGACTTCCACCGCTTGGTGGCGCTGCAGCGCCTGGACTTGCAGTACAACCGCATCCGCTGGCTCCACCCCAAGGCCTTCGAGCGCCTGGCGCGCCTGGAGGAGCTCTACCTGGGCAACAACCTGCTGGCGGCCCTGGCGCCCGGCAcgctccgccccctggccaagCTGCGCATCCTCTACGTTAACGCCAATGAGATTGCTTACCTCAGTGCCGCTTCTTTCGCGGGCTTGGGCAGTCTGGTCAAGCTGAGGCTGGATGGCAACGCGTTGGGCTCGCTGGGCGATGCAACCTTCGCTGGGCTGTCCAATTTGCTCTACTTGCACCTGGAGGCCAACCGCATCCGCTGGCTGAGCCGCAATGCTTTTGCTGGCCTGGGCAAACTGCGGTTCCTGGACTTGTCAGGCAACCAGCAGAATTTGTTGCGCCATCCGGACACCTTCCAGCCTATGCGCTTGCTCAACACCCTTCTTCTCTCGGGCAACAACATACAGCAGTTGGCAAAAGGGCTCTTCCAACACTTGCCCAGTTTGGCCAAGCTGTCCTTGAGCGGGAACCGCCTGGCTTGGTTGGCACCAGAGGCCTTCGCAGGGCTGGGAGCCCTCAAGGAGCTGCACTTGGAAGGCAACCTGCTGAGCCAGCTCGCTTCCACTTTGCTGCAGCCGTTGGGTAACCTGGAGGTGCTGGATCTGAGCCACAACTTGCTTGTTAGCCTTCACCCTGACACCTTTGCCCACCTGCACAAATTGAGGGAGCTTAGCTTGCAAGAAAATGCTCTGTCTACTCTGTCCGGGGACCTCTTTGCCTCCAGTCCAGCTCTCTACCAACTGGAACTTGATGGGAATTCCTGGAGCTGTGATTGCCGCCTGCAAGGCTTGAAGCGCTGGCTGGGCTCCTGGCATTCCCGGGGACGGCTCCTGACCGTCTTCGTGCAGTGCCGCAAACCGCTTGCGCTGGCTGGGAAATATCTTGATTATCTGGAGGATTCCCAGCTCCTACCTCCCCCCAATGGCTCTTGTTCCGAAGCGACTGCCTCTCCTTCCCCATCCCCTCAAGGCAACATCAGCTACAGCCCAGGCCGGGTACAGGAGAGGCTAAGCTCTTTGCCTTCTGCCTCAACCATGCAATTGGTAGGATCCCAGAAGATGTTAGTCCCCGTGCCAGAAAGAGGCAGTTGGGTGACTGACGCTAGCCCTACCACCTCAACAGCTCATTTGCTGCTCAGCACCAGGCCACCTCCTCTGCCTGGTGGCGCTTGGCCCAGACGGGCAGGGAAACACCACTTGGTCTCTTCAGTGTCTGCTGTCCCTCCACTGGTCACTGACCCATGTGATTTTAATAAGTTGTTTCTGTACAACCTGTCGGTGGATTCGGTAAGCACCAGTGTAGTGACTGTGCGCTGGGGGGTCCGCCCACATCGTAGCCCTCGTTTGCTGGGGCCTGTGCGCTTCAGAATCCTTTTTGATCGCTTTGGGGCTGCTGTCAAGTTCCAGCGCTTTGTTTATCTCCCTAAATGGAGTGAGCCGACGGCCACGCTCCAGGAGCTGCGCCCTGATACCCCTTACCTGGTCTGTGTGGAGGGAGTAATTGGGGGCCGTGTCTGCCCGGTAGCACCACGAGACCATTGTGCGGGGCTGGTCACCTTGCCTGAAGAggatgcagcagcagctgctgctgtggcaggTGGGGCTAGAGGCCCAGACCAGCAGCTTCTCACCCTGGTGCTGCTGGCAGTGAATGCACTGCTGCTCTTCCTGGCACTGGCAGCCTGGGCCTCCCGCCTGGTGCGGAAGAAGGTGCTAGGGTGCCGTCGGAGGAAGGCAGCATCACCGGTACATGTTAGGCAGATGTACTCAACCCGTCGGCCCTTACGCTCCATGGGCACTGGTGTGTCTGCAGATTTCTCTGGCTTCCAGTCTCATCGTCCTCCCCGTAGCACTGTATGTGCCTTAAGTGAGGCTGACCTCATTGAATTCCCCTGTGAGCGCTTCTTGGACAGTGCTGGCAGCGGTGGTAACAGCAGTGCCCGCCGTGGAGAGGATCACCTTTTGCAACGGTTTGCGGACTAA